From the Fusobacterium sp. IOR10 genome, the window ATAAGGGGGTAGAACTATGAATAAATGTATGGATCACGACAAGTTACATAATAGACTTAAAAAAATTATTGGGCAAATTAATGCTATAGACAGAATGGTTGAGGAAGATATACCTTGTGAAAACATTCTGATGCAAATTAACGCTGCTAAAAGTGCTCTGCACAAAGCAGGACAAGTTATTTTAGAAGGACATTTAAAACACTGTGTTAGAGAAGGTATTGAAAATGGAGACGCTGATAAAACAATTGAAAACTTTGCAAAATCAATAGAATATTTCTCAAGATTTTAAAAAAAATGGTACAGCTATTAACTGTACCATTTCTTATTTAATATTTAAAATTTTCAGCTAATTTAGCTTTTTTTATTAAATTATTATAGGTTTTGGATATTTCAATTAATTTTTCATGCTTCCCAGAAGCCTCAACTTTTCCATCTTTAATTACAACAATTTTATGCACATTTTCAATGGATTTTAATCTATGCGAAATAATTATTACTGTTTTATTTTCAGTTAACTTATTTAAACTTTCTTGTATTTTTTTCTCATTTTCCACATCTAAGGAAGCTGAAATTTCATCTAAAATAACAATAGGTGCATCCTTTAAAAATGCCCTAGCAATAGAAAGTCTCTGCCTTTCTCCTCCAGATAAAGTTGCTCCATTTTCCCCAATAATTGTATCATATCCATTTGGCAGTTTCACAATAAATTCTTCACAGTTTGCTAATTTTGCTGCTCTTTTTATTTCCTCGTATGTTGCATTTTTATTTCCTATTTTTATATTTTCCATAATTGAAGAATTAAATAATATTACATCTTGAAAAACAATTGATGTTTTCTCAAATAAGGATTTTGTTGATATTTTTTTTATATCCATTCCTCCTATTTTTATACTTCCATTGTCATAATCATACAGTCTTGAAATTAAACGAAGAATACTTGTTTTCCCACACCCTGACATACCAACAAGAGCAGTAACTTCATTTTCATTAGCAGTAAAACTGATATTCTTAAGAACTTTTCCCCCTTCGTCATAGGCAAAGGAAACATTTTCTAATTCTATATTATATTTTTTTATTACCCTATCCTTTCCCTCTTGAATCTCAGCATTTCTTATTTTTTTAATTCCATTGATCATAGAATCAATATGATAGAGTTCTTCCATATTTAAACTAACACTGTCAACTGCCTCTTTGATTTTTATTGATATTAAAAGATATGATATAAGATACAAAATATTTATTTCTCCCAACAAATAAAGTCTTGTACCAACTAATATTACAATTGGAAAAATTAATTGGATAACTAACCCTGAAAAAAGTAAGGATATAGATGCTACAAACTCACCTTTTAAGTGAATTTTCTCACTTTCTTCCATATTTTTATATAGTTTTTTTTGCATTTCCTTTGTTAAATTAAAACTCTTTATTTCTTGCTGCAATTCAATTACTTCTTGAAAGGCATCAGAATTTTCCCTAAGCTTTATATAATGTTTAACATTTTCCTGTATCTGAATTCTTTTAGATAAAATAATTAGTACAAAGCCTAAAACAATTGGTAATATTACAGATAATCCTAGTTTAATATTTCCCTTTAATAAAAGAATACATATAACTGGAAAGAATATGAAAAAACCTATTGTTTTCCCCATTGCATGGCTCATTGCATGTTCAATAGCTGAAACGTCCCCCATAATAGTCTGGGATAAATCAGTTAAATTATGTTTAGAAAAATAAGAAAGGGGCAACTTCCTTAAAATATCTGCAATATCAAGTCTCAAATTTGCACTTTCCTTATAAGTTGCACTATAGAGAGTATTGTATTCTACTTTCAAAAGAAAATACATTAAAAGAATCATTAAAATAGAAAAGAAAATATATACAGCACTATTTTTCATATTTCCCAAAACAAGCTCATCAAATAATATCATAAGCAATATAGCAGGAAATATACTAACCATGAACACAAAAAATGATGCAAAACTTGACTTCACTAAATCCCTTGCACCATTATCTGTTAATGCAAAATATCTTTTAAATAAATTTTTCATAACCAACCCTCCAATTATTTGCCTTTGCATAAAGTTCTTGGAAATATCTATATTTAGTGTTTTTATTCATTAATTGAATATCTGTACCTCTTTCTATAATTTTTCCCTTTTCCATAACTATTATTTCATCAACAGACTTAATACTACTTAGCCTATGAGCTATCATAATTACAGTTTTTCCTTTAATGAGATTTTTAAATGCCCTTTGAAGTTCATATTCATTTTCAGGGTCAATTGATGCACTAGCTTCATCCATAATAATTATATTACTATTTTTAAGAATTCCCCTAGCTATTGCAATTCTTTGCCTTTCTCCCCCTGATAAAAATACTCCATTAGAGCCTATTTGTGTATTTTCTTTCATTGGAAATTTCTCAATTAATTCATCACATCCTGCAAGATTAAGGGCTTTAAATACTTGTTCCCTTGTTGCATTTGGGTTTCCAATTTGAACATTTTCAAATATACTCATTTTAAAGAGTTTACTATCTTGGAATATAAAAGCTATATTTTTAGTTATAGCCTCTTCACTATAGTTTAAAATACTTTCCCCTCCAATTTTTATATTTCCACTATTAATTTGATAAAATCCAGATATTAATTTTGCAATTGTTGATTTCCCACTTCCTGAAACTCCAACTAAAGCATAGCTTCTATTTTCTTTTAATTTAAAACTAAGATTATCTAAAACCTTATCTTCCTTATATTTAAAAGAAACATTTTCAAATTCTATATGAAAATTTTTAAATTTTTCCAACGTTCCAAACTTTAATCTATCCCTTTGCATACTTTCAAATATTTCTTCTAATTTTTCAACAGCAGTGACTCCTTGAAAAGCATACATTGAAATATGCATAATTTTCATAAAGCTATTGAATAAAACACCACTAAGAAATAAGAACATAATTAAATTAATAGCTAGAAATTCAGGATTCTTATGAATATCTGAAAATAAAACTACAAATGGTACTACAATACCTAAAGCACTTAAAAACATAACTTGAAATCTCAAATATGGTTTTCTAAAACTTAAAGAATAATTAAGAGCATAATCAGAATAATCTATTATTGCTCTATTTAGAGACTTAAATGAATTAATACTGGCTCCAAATATTTTTATAACTTGCATTCCCCGAACATACTCAACTGTTTCACTATTCATCTTTTCTAAAGCATTTTGATAAAGTTCCATAAATCTTTTATTTCCTGTCATTAGAATAATTTGTATAGCCCCTGCAATTGTAAATAAAAGCAAGACTATACCTAACTTCATGTTAATTATAAATCCTAAAATAACAATCAATATTGGAGTAAGAACTGCCCCTGTATTGTCTGGTATTAAATGAGCTATAATACCATGTGTTAAAGTTGCATTATCATCAATTAACTGCCTTGTTCTCCCTGAAGAATTCAAATCAAAAAATTTAAAACTTGCATTTATAAGCCCATCTATACCTTTTTTTCTAAGATTGGTTTCTAGTCTAAAAC encodes:
- a CDS encoding ABC transporter ATP-binding protein gives rise to the protein MFNSYKKLLYYVPKKKYLAYLGILFSGISAIVTVFAYYYMYEFLKKIIILKEVQGAFYSAIFITGFLIVGSITYMLSVTLTHILGFRLETNLRKKGIDGLINASFKFFDLNSSGRTRQLIDDNATLTHGIIAHLIPDNTGAVLTPILIVILGFIINMKLGIVLLLFTIAGAIQIILMTGNKRFMELYQNALEKMNSETVEYVRGMQVIKIFGASINSFKSLNRAIIDYSDYALNYSLSFRKPYLRFQVMFLSALGIVVPFVVLFSDIHKNPEFLAINLIMFLFLSGVLFNSFMKIMHISMYAFQGVTAVEKLEEIFESMQRDRLKFGTLEKFKNFHIEFENVSFKYKEDKVLDNLSFKLKENRSYALVGVSGSGKSTIAKLISGFYQINSGNIKIGGESILNYSEEAITKNIAFIFQDSKLFKMSIFENVQIGNPNATREQVFKALNLAGCDELIEKFPMKENTQIGSNGVFLSGGERQRIAIARGILKNSNIIIMDEASASIDPENEYELQRAFKNLIKGKTVIMIAHRLSSIKSVDEIIVMEKGKIIERGTDIQLMNKNTKYRYFQELYAKANNWRVGYEKFI
- a CDS encoding ABC transporter ATP-binding protein; this translates as MKNLFKRYFALTDNGARDLVKSSFASFFVFMVSIFPAILLMILFDELVLGNMKNSAVYIFFSILMILLMYFLLKVEYNTLYSATYKESANLRLDIADILRKLPLSYFSKHNLTDLSQTIMGDVSAIEHAMSHAMGKTIGFFIFFPVICILLLKGNIKLGLSVILPIVLGFVLIILSKRIQIQENVKHYIKLRENSDAFQEVIELQQEIKSFNLTKEMQKKLYKNMEESEKIHLKGEFVASISLLFSGLVIQLIFPIVILVGTRLYLLGEINILYLISYLLISIKIKEAVDSVSLNMEELYHIDSMINGIKKIRNAEIQEGKDRVIKKYNIELENVSFAYDEGGKVLKNISFTANENEVTALVGMSGCGKTSILRLISRLYDYDNGSIKIGGMDIKKISTKSLFEKTSIVFQDVILFNSSIMENIKIGNKNATYEEIKRAAKLANCEEFIVKLPNGYDTIIGENGATLSGGERQRLSIARAFLKDAPIVILDEISASLDVENEKKIQESLNKLTENKTVIIISHRLKSIENVHKIVVIKDGKVEASGKHEKLIEISKTYNNLIKKAKLAENFKY
- a CDS encoding metal-sensing transcriptional repressor, which produces MNKCMDHDKLHNRLKKIIGQINAIDRMVEEDIPCENILMQINAAKSALHKAGQVILEGHLKHCVREGIENGDADKTIENFAKSIEYFSRF